In one window of Hemicordylus capensis ecotype Gifberg chromosome 10, rHemCap1.1.pri, whole genome shotgun sequence DNA:
- the HYKK gene encoding hydroxylysine kinase isoform X1 has translation MTVRTAKGGLLFLAAFDREHHLSGILQNLIKLVMSSRSNQQPHNRNKPAFSEKQTIELVERIFGLKVAELKPLPSYDDQNFHVRVPKLEGTGDYAEEYVVKIINGEDSQNPGLIEVQTEIMMFLNKEGFPVPAPRSTKGGEIMFLESVDADSSTQGYLVRLLTYLPGKTVATIPMSPPVLYEIGQLAAKLDQTIAEKFRHPLIGCLHRGEFIWNLANVPLLERYIYALGQSEYLEVVKQIIEQFKARIVPKLSTFRPCINHGDLNDHNILLDTDSVSSPSSHYRVSGILDFSDMSYGCYVFEVAITIMYMMIESKDPLRAGGHILAGFESIVPLMTEERDALFLLVCGRFAQSLVMAAHTTLLHPENEEYLMITARTGWKHLMKLFEMGQEAVEKIWFETAGTYT, from the exons ATGACAGTGAGAACTGCAAAGGGTGGGTTGCTCTTCCTTGCTGCATTTGATAGAGAGCATCACCTTTCTGGTATTCTGCAGAATTTAATAAA ACTCGTGATGTCTTCCAGAAGTAATCAGCAGCCTCACAATCGGAATAAACCCGCATTCAGTGAAAAGCAGACCATTGAACTAGTAGAAAGGATCTTTGGATTAAAAGTAGCCGAGCTGAAGCCCCTCCCCAGTTATGATGATCAGAACTTTCATGTGCGTGTGCCTAAGTTGGAAGGAACTGGAGATTATGCAGAGGAGTATGTTGTGAAAATCATCAATGGTGAAGACAGCCAGAATCCTGGCCTCATTGAGGTGCAGACGGAGATCATGATGTTTTTGAATAAAGAGGGATTTCCTGTGCCTGCCCCTCGGTCCACTAAAGGGGGTGAAATAATGTTCCTGGAATCAGTAG ACGCTGACTCCAGCACCCAAGGGTACTTGGTGAGGCTGCTGACCTACCTGCCGGGAAAGACGGTGGCGACGATCCCAATGAGTCCTCCTGTTCTGTATGAGATCGGGCAGCTGGCTGCCAAGCTGGATCAGACCATTGCAGAG AAATTCCGACATCCATTGATAGGATGTCTGCATCGAGGTGAATTCATCTGGAATCTGGCCAACGTTCCTCTTCTGGAGCGCTACATTTATGCCCTGGGCCAGAGCGAATATCTGGAAGTGGTGAAGCAAATTATTGAGCAGTTCAAAGCGAGAATCGTGCCAAAGCTAAGCACCTTCCGACCAT GTATCAATCATGGTGACCTCAATGACCACAATATCTTATTAGATACCGATTCTGTTTCCTCTCCAAGCTCACATTATAGAGTCTCTGGTATTTTGGACTTTAGCGATATGAGCTATGGCTGTTATGTGTTTGAAGTCGCAATAACCATCATGTATATGATGATTGAAAGCAAGGATCCTCTCCGTGCTGGAGGACATATTCTGGCAGGATTTGAAAGCATCGTCCCGCTGATGACAGAAGAGCGAGATGCCCTGTTTCTCCTCGTGTGTGGACGGTTCGCTCAGTCGCTTGTGATGGCTGCACACACCACACTCCTGCATCCTGAGAATGAAGAGTACTTAATGATCACAGCCAGAACTGGGTGGAAACACTTAATGAAACTCTTTGAAATGGGCCAGGAAGCAGTTGAGAAGATCTGGTTTGAGACAGCAGGAACCTATACCTGA
- the PSMA4 gene encoding proteasome subunit alpha type-4 isoform X3, whose translation MSRRYDSRTTIFSPEGRLYQVEYAMEAIGHAGTCLGILANDGVLLAAERRNIHKLLDEVFFSEKIYKLNEDMACSVAGITSDANVLTNELRLIAQRYLLQYQEPIPCEQLVTALCDIKQAYTQFGGKRPFGVSLLYIGWDKHYGFQLYQSDPSGNYGGWKATCIGNNSASAVSMLKQDYKEGEMTLKSALALAVKVLNKTMDVSKLSAEKVEIATLTRENGKTLIRVLKQKEVEVLIKKHEEEEAKTEREKKEKEQKEKDK comes from the exons ATG TCTCGAAGATATGATTCCAGAACGACAATCTTCTCCCCAGAAG GTCGCCTGTATCAGGTTGAATATGCTATGGAAGCCATTGGACATGCAGGCACCTGTCTAGGAATTTTAGCAAACGATGGAGTATTGCTGGCAGCGGAACGACGCAACATTCACAAACTTCTGGATGAAGTCTTTTTTTCAGAAAAAATATACAAGCTCAATGA GGACATGGCGTGCAGTGTTGCTGGCATAACGTCAGATGCCAACGTGCTAACCAATGAACTGAGGCTGATTGCGCAAAG GTATCTGTTGCAGTACCAGGAACCCATTCCGTGTGAGCAGTTGGTAACCGCCCTGTGTGATATCAAGCAAGCTTACACACAGTTTGGAG GAAAACGTCCTTTTGGTGTTTCTTTGCTGTACATTGGCTGGGATAAGCATTATGGGTTCCAGCTGTATCAGAGTGATCCTAGTGGAAACTATGGAGGATGGAAGGCCACCTGCATTGGAAACAATAGTGCT TCGGCTGTGTCAATGTTAAAGCAAGACTACAAAGAGGGAGAAATGACCTTGAAATCTGCACTTGCTTTAGCTGTCAAAGTCCTGAATAAAACCATGGATGTTAGTAAACTCTCAGCAGAGAAAG TTGAAATTGCAACCCTGACCAGAGAGAACGGAAAGACGTTAATAAGGGTGCTAAAGCAAAAAGAAGTGGAAGTGTTGATAAAGAAAcacgaagaagaagaagccaaaaCAGAAcgcgaaaagaaagaaaaagagcagaaggaaaaagataaataa
- the PSMA4 gene encoding proteasome subunit alpha type-4 isoform X2, which yields MTWQRRCRKARAGGGIVQLRSNMSRRYDSRTTIFSPEGRLYQVEYAMEAIGHAGTCLGILANDGVLLAAERRNIHKLLDEVFFSEKIYKLNEDMACSVAGITSDANVLTNELRLIAQRYLLQYQEPIPCEQLVTALCDIKQAYTQFGGKRPFGVSLLYIGWDKHYGFQLYQSDPSGNYGGWKATCIGNNSASAVSMLKQDYKEGEMTLKSALALAVKVLNKTMDVSKLSAEKVEIATLTRENGKTLIRVLKQKEVEVLIKKHEEEEAKTEREKKEKEQKEKDK from the exons ATGACTTGGCAGCGCCGCTGCAGGAAGGCCAGGGCCGGCGGAG gCATAGTGCAACTGAGAAGCAACATG TCTCGAAGATATGATTCCAGAACGACAATCTTCTCCCCAGAAG GTCGCCTGTATCAGGTTGAATATGCTATGGAAGCCATTGGACATGCAGGCACCTGTCTAGGAATTTTAGCAAACGATGGAGTATTGCTGGCAGCGGAACGACGCAACATTCACAAACTTCTGGATGAAGTCTTTTTTTCAGAAAAAATATACAAGCTCAATGA GGACATGGCGTGCAGTGTTGCTGGCATAACGTCAGATGCCAACGTGCTAACCAATGAACTGAGGCTGATTGCGCAAAG GTATCTGTTGCAGTACCAGGAACCCATTCCGTGTGAGCAGTTGGTAACCGCCCTGTGTGATATCAAGCAAGCTTACACACAGTTTGGAG GAAAACGTCCTTTTGGTGTTTCTTTGCTGTACATTGGCTGGGATAAGCATTATGGGTTCCAGCTGTATCAGAGTGATCCTAGTGGAAACTATGGAGGATGGAAGGCCACCTGCATTGGAAACAATAGTGCT TCGGCTGTGTCAATGTTAAAGCAAGACTACAAAGAGGGAGAAATGACCTTGAAATCTGCACTTGCTTTAGCTGTCAAAGTCCTGAATAAAACCATGGATGTTAGTAAACTCTCAGCAGAGAAAG TTGAAATTGCAACCCTGACCAGAGAGAACGGAAAGACGTTAATAAGGGTGCTAAAGCAAAAAGAAGTGGAAGTGTTGATAAAGAAAcacgaagaagaagaagccaaaaCAGAAcgcgaaaagaaagaaaaagagcagaaggaaaaagataaataa
- the HYKK gene encoding hydroxylysine kinase isoform X2: MSSRSNQQPHNRNKPAFSEKQTIELVERIFGLKVAELKPLPSYDDQNFHVRVPKLEGTGDYAEEYVVKIINGEDSQNPGLIEVQTEIMMFLNKEGFPVPAPRSTKGGEIMFLESVDADSSTQGYLVRLLTYLPGKTVATIPMSPPVLYEIGQLAAKLDQTIAEKFRHPLIGCLHRGEFIWNLANVPLLERYIYALGQSEYLEVVKQIIEQFKARIVPKLSTFRPCINHGDLNDHNILLDTDSVSSPSSHYRVSGILDFSDMSYGCYVFEVAITIMYMMIESKDPLRAGGHILAGFESIVPLMTEERDALFLLVCGRFAQSLVMAAHTTLLHPENEEYLMITARTGWKHLMKLFEMGQEAVEKIWFETAGTYT, encoded by the exons ATGTCTTCCAGAAGTAATCAGCAGCCTCACAATCGGAATAAACCCGCATTCAGTGAAAAGCAGACCATTGAACTAGTAGAAAGGATCTTTGGATTAAAAGTAGCCGAGCTGAAGCCCCTCCCCAGTTATGATGATCAGAACTTTCATGTGCGTGTGCCTAAGTTGGAAGGAACTGGAGATTATGCAGAGGAGTATGTTGTGAAAATCATCAATGGTGAAGACAGCCAGAATCCTGGCCTCATTGAGGTGCAGACGGAGATCATGATGTTTTTGAATAAAGAGGGATTTCCTGTGCCTGCCCCTCGGTCCACTAAAGGGGGTGAAATAATGTTCCTGGAATCAGTAG ACGCTGACTCCAGCACCCAAGGGTACTTGGTGAGGCTGCTGACCTACCTGCCGGGAAAGACGGTGGCGACGATCCCAATGAGTCCTCCTGTTCTGTATGAGATCGGGCAGCTGGCTGCCAAGCTGGATCAGACCATTGCAGAG AAATTCCGACATCCATTGATAGGATGTCTGCATCGAGGTGAATTCATCTGGAATCTGGCCAACGTTCCTCTTCTGGAGCGCTACATTTATGCCCTGGGCCAGAGCGAATATCTGGAAGTGGTGAAGCAAATTATTGAGCAGTTCAAAGCGAGAATCGTGCCAAAGCTAAGCACCTTCCGACCAT GTATCAATCATGGTGACCTCAATGACCACAATATCTTATTAGATACCGATTCTGTTTCCTCTCCAAGCTCACATTATAGAGTCTCTGGTATTTTGGACTTTAGCGATATGAGCTATGGCTGTTATGTGTTTGAAGTCGCAATAACCATCATGTATATGATGATTGAAAGCAAGGATCCTCTCCGTGCTGGAGGACATATTCTGGCAGGATTTGAAAGCATCGTCCCGCTGATGACAGAAGAGCGAGATGCCCTGTTTCTCCTCGTGTGTGGACGGTTCGCTCAGTCGCTTGTGATGGCTGCACACACCACACTCCTGCATCCTGAGAATGAAGAGTACTTAATGATCACAGCCAGAACTGGGTGGAAACACTTAATGAAACTCTTTGAAATGGGCCAGGAAGCAGTTGAGAAGATCTGGTTTGAGACAGCAGGAACCTATACCTGA
- the PSMA4 gene encoding proteasome subunit alpha type-4 isoform X1 — translation MTWQRRCRKARAGGVAAAGAASIVQLRSNMSRRYDSRTTIFSPEGRLYQVEYAMEAIGHAGTCLGILANDGVLLAAERRNIHKLLDEVFFSEKIYKLNEDMACSVAGITSDANVLTNELRLIAQRYLLQYQEPIPCEQLVTALCDIKQAYTQFGGKRPFGVSLLYIGWDKHYGFQLYQSDPSGNYGGWKATCIGNNSASAVSMLKQDYKEGEMTLKSALALAVKVLNKTMDVSKLSAEKVEIATLTRENGKTLIRVLKQKEVEVLIKKHEEEEAKTEREKKEKEQKEKDK, via the exons ATGACTTGGCAGCGCCGCTGCAGGAAGGCCAGGGCCGGCGGAGTTGCTGCTGCAGGCGCTGCCAG CATAGTGCAACTGAGAAGCAACATG TCTCGAAGATATGATTCCAGAACGACAATCTTCTCCCCAGAAG GTCGCCTGTATCAGGTTGAATATGCTATGGAAGCCATTGGACATGCAGGCACCTGTCTAGGAATTTTAGCAAACGATGGAGTATTGCTGGCAGCGGAACGACGCAACATTCACAAACTTCTGGATGAAGTCTTTTTTTCAGAAAAAATATACAAGCTCAATGA GGACATGGCGTGCAGTGTTGCTGGCATAACGTCAGATGCCAACGTGCTAACCAATGAACTGAGGCTGATTGCGCAAAG GTATCTGTTGCAGTACCAGGAACCCATTCCGTGTGAGCAGTTGGTAACCGCCCTGTGTGATATCAAGCAAGCTTACACACAGTTTGGAG GAAAACGTCCTTTTGGTGTTTCTTTGCTGTACATTGGCTGGGATAAGCATTATGGGTTCCAGCTGTATCAGAGTGATCCTAGTGGAAACTATGGAGGATGGAAGGCCACCTGCATTGGAAACAATAGTGCT TCGGCTGTGTCAATGTTAAAGCAAGACTACAAAGAGGGAGAAATGACCTTGAAATCTGCACTTGCTTTAGCTGTCAAAGTCCTGAATAAAACCATGGATGTTAGTAAACTCTCAGCAGAGAAAG TTGAAATTGCAACCCTGACCAGAGAGAACGGAAAGACGTTAATAAGGGTGCTAAAGCAAAAAGAAGTGGAAGTGTTGATAAAGAAAcacgaagaagaagaagccaaaaCAGAAcgcgaaaagaaagaaaaagagcagaaggaaaaagataaataa